A genomic window from Verrucomicrobiota bacterium includes:
- a CDS encoding ABC transporter permease, with protein sequence MNNLIITFGLAWHVVVRNWIVYRKDFLANISPTLADPALIMISLGMGLSPFIQEIGGYSYAQYLAPGMIATTALFTSFFECSYGFYVRMTYESVFKAMLTTPIGVNEVILGEFLWVFVRASIMALGVTLVLLVMGLVPNPWAILVCPLIGGFLSLPCAAIGLLAAAFVRNINQFQTVYSFLIAPIYFLSAVFFPLDGRPILSTIVQISPFYHGVRLLQSTVWNEFRFLESLMHFAALIGFTLIFGFFAFRLLTRKLTV encoded by the coding sequence ATGAATAATCTGATCATCACCTTTGGTTTAGCTTGGCACGTAGTTGTTCGTAATTGGATAGTCTATAGAAAGGATTTCTTGGCCAATATCTCCCCTACTCTTGCCGACCCTGCTCTTATCATGATTTCCTTAGGCATGGGACTCTCTCCTTTCATTCAAGAAATCGGAGGCTATAGCTATGCCCAATATTTGGCGCCCGGTATGATTGCTACGACCGCTCTTTTTACCTCCTTTTTTGAATGCAGCTATGGCTTTTATGTTCGTATGACCTATGAATCCGTATTCAAAGCCATGCTAACGACTCCTATTGGAGTAAATGAAGTCATTCTGGGTGAGTTTTTGTGGGTCTTTGTTCGTGCTTCTATTATGGCACTGGGAGTGACCCTCGTTCTATTGGTTATGGGCTTGGTGCCCAACCCGTGGGCCATTCTGGTGTGTCCGCTTATTGGAGGCTTTCTCTCTCTACCCTGTGCGGCCATCGGCTTGCTTGCGGCTGCGTTTGTTCGCAACATCAATCAATTCCAAACCGTCTATTCATTCCTCATTGCTCCCATCTATTTTCTTTCCGCTGTCTTCTTTCCCCTAGATGGCCGTCCCATACTTAGCACGATTGTCCAGATCTCACCGTTTTACCATGGTGTGCGTTTGCTTCAATCTACGGTATGGAATGAGTTTCGTTTTCTAGAGTCTCTGATGCACTTTGCAGCGCTGATTGGGTTTACCCTAATTTTTGGCTTCTTTGCTTTTCGCCTGCTTACTCGAAAACTTACTGTATAA
- a CDS encoding glycoside hydrolase family 38 C-terminal domain-containing protein yields MHFPKTHHLQIYLPRLKEASARIEKAIWCFLPERIPLDALPSTSKHVPYRDVDFSKAKKIESYPHDWGRMYEQRWFTLKPKSAYLKEYSHLFWKDEAEATLYIDGAPYAGFDPGHLSVPLPQQFNQLVIESSCIQTGIWVPGASDISESGSHLQGAYLAKRHEAIWQLSIDFELLLELALYLATLDGYDKEELIKSPRYRRPLDRLNPQARLIFSTLDRVVNYFDLSDLNTANTLIAELYDKIRHNNSLCQVVLTGHAHLDLVWLWPERVGEFKAIHSLSNACELMRRYPEFTFGYSQTASYDAVAKRSTELHQQIQEYIHDKRWEALGAMEVESDTHMPCGEALTRCLFIGQKKFAKLTGKHSEVVWLPDTFGFSGCFPAIAKECGAKYFYTTKQGWSNATQFPYSSFIWRGNDGTEIIAHVLHSLLINCYNTTVGVHEVAEATSYHKQSDIHPEVLLPVGYGDGGGGPNEKMCERARRLKHIHGVPSAHWGSIADFFKRMDKITDRLPLWHGEIYLEYHRGIFTTHAALKQAYRHLERCLQILELIHALKNMGPVNATYWERLVFAQFHDYLPGSSIHEVYEEAIPELNEISNKVEKESHAIFKERDSLLNPFAYELTVCRVIEDISYKSILPPLASQKISDFMELEKKEKPTRINELSIKNDRVRASFNHCGEIVALHFDDQAISIKNSLNQLCIYPDHPSAFKAWDIDRNTIANEMPLASEGKLIGCQQENDSISLSFDQPLTEQSSVKITYKITALESVLRIIYVVDWRDENLLLKTLFPTNYTGKNARYGAPFGSTLRAQLQTDIASDAQFEVPASRWAIVTDDCESEGLAVIAKDRYGFGCQDGTLHTSLLRSAKITSTDKHLTLRKRSYQHHHSDIGIHTFELALAWGGQNVIRSEQPAALADHLFTKPILSDAMASIVNNIEGGNSLIPSWIKPLDHGKGFILRLHETRGKRGICSFALARGWKMQQVSLDENSLYNKLEDHHLSFTPYSVISLKLTLSD; encoded by the coding sequence ATGCATTTTCCAAAAACACATCACTTACAAATTTATCTCCCAAGATTAAAAGAAGCTTCTGCGCGCATAGAAAAGGCTATTTGGTGTTTCTTGCCTGAACGGATACCCCTAGACGCTTTGCCTAGCACTTCAAAGCATGTGCCTTATCGAGATGTCGATTTCTCAAAAGCCAAGAAAATCGAATCTTATCCTCATGACTGGGGACGCATGTATGAACAACGCTGGTTCACACTCAAGCCCAAAAGTGCATACCTAAAGGAGTATTCGCATCTTTTCTGGAAAGATGAAGCTGAGGCAACTCTTTATATAGATGGAGCACCCTATGCAGGTTTTGATCCCGGTCATTTATCTGTCCCCCTACCGCAGCAGTTTAATCAATTAGTGATCGAATCTTCATGCATACAAACTGGGATTTGGGTCCCTGGAGCCTCCGATATATCCGAATCAGGCAGTCATTTGCAAGGCGCTTATCTAGCAAAACGTCATGAGGCTATATGGCAACTGTCTATCGATTTTGAGCTTCTCTTAGAGCTTGCGCTCTACTTAGCTACTTTAGATGGATATGATAAAGAGGAATTAATCAAATCCCCACGCTATCGTAGGCCACTAGATAGATTAAACCCTCAAGCTCGCCTCATTTTTTCTACACTTGACCGGGTTGTAAATTATTTCGACCTAAGTGATCTAAATACTGCGAACACTCTCATAGCTGAACTATATGACAAGATTCGTCATAACAATTCTCTCTGTCAGGTTGTTCTCACTGGTCATGCGCATCTAGATCTTGTTTGGCTGTGGCCGGAGCGCGTAGGCGAATTCAAAGCGATCCATAGCTTATCTAATGCCTGTGAACTCATGAGGCGTTACCCAGAGTTTACTTTCGGATATTCCCAAACGGCTAGTTATGATGCGGTTGCCAAGCGCTCTACTGAGTTACACCAACAAATTCAAGAATATATCCATGATAAGCGCTGGGAGGCTTTAGGCGCTATGGAAGTGGAAAGTGACACTCACATGCCTTGCGGGGAAGCTCTGACCAGATGCTTGTTCATCGGACAAAAGAAGTTTGCTAAACTGACAGGAAAACATTCAGAGGTTGTTTGGTTACCAGATACATTTGGTTTCAGCGGATGTTTTCCAGCGATTGCCAAGGAGTGTGGTGCTAAGTATTTTTACACGACGAAACAAGGTTGGAGCAACGCCACACAGTTTCCCTATAGCAGCTTCATTTGGAGAGGAAATGATGGCACAGAGATCATAGCTCATGTCTTACACAGTCTTCTTATCAATTGTTATAATACAACCGTGGGTGTGCATGAAGTTGCCGAAGCCACTTCTTACCATAAACAATCTGATATTCATCCTGAAGTGCTACTACCTGTAGGCTATGGTGACGGTGGCGGTGGACCCAATGAAAAAATGTGTGAGCGCGCCCGTCGACTGAAGCATATTCATGGGGTTCCATCCGCGCATTGGGGGAGTATTGCAGATTTTTTTAAAAGAATGGATAAGATCACTGATCGATTACCTCTATGGCATGGCGAGATCTATCTGGAATATCATCGAGGCATTTTCACAACACATGCTGCGTTGAAACAAGCCTACAGACATCTAGAACGTTGCTTACAAATACTTGAGTTAATTCATGCACTAAAAAACATGGGCCCGGTAAATGCTACTTATTGGGAGCGCTTAGTTTTTGCCCAATTTCATGACTATCTACCCGGTTCGAGTATTCATGAGGTCTATGAGGAAGCCATTCCCGAACTAAACGAGATATCAAATAAAGTGGAAAAAGAGTCACATGCTATTTTTAAGGAGCGAGATTCTTTGCTCAATCCTTTTGCTTATGAATTAACTGTTTGCCGAGTTATCGAAGATATCTCATATAAAAGCATCCTACCTCCATTAGCCTCACAAAAAATATCTGACTTCATGGAGCTAGAAAAAAAGGAAAAACCTACCCGAATCAATGAATTGTCTATTAAAAATGACAGAGTTCGCGCTTCTTTTAATCATTGTGGTGAGATTGTAGCCTTACATTTTGATGATCAGGCCATTTCTATAAAAAACTCCTTGAACCAATTATGCATTTATCCTGATCATCCATCAGCCTTCAAGGCATGGGATATTGACCGCAATACTATTGCCAATGAAATGCCTCTCGCCTCAGAGGGTAAATTAATAGGTTGCCAACAAGAAAATGACTCTATCTCATTAAGCTTTGATCAACCATTGACCGAGCAAAGTTCTGTAAAAATCACCTATAAGATCACGGCTCTAGAATCTGTTCTAAGAATTATCTATGTCGTGGATTGGCGTGATGAGAATCTTCTTCTTAAAACACTATTTCCCACTAACTACACTGGTAAGAACGCTCGCTATGGAGCCCCATTTGGTAGTACCTTAAGAGCCCAGCTTCAGACAGATATTGCGAGCGATGCTCAATTTGAAGTGCCCGCTAGCCGCTGGGCTATTGTGACCGACGATTGTGAGTCTGAGGGACTTGCAGTCATTGCAAAAGACCGTTACGGTTTTGGTTGCCAAGATGGGACTCTACACACGAGTCTGCTGCGTAGCGCTAAAATCACTTCAACTGATAAACACCTAACATTAAGAAAACGCTCTTACCAGCATCATCATTCTGATATTGGAATTCATACATTTGAACTTGCTCTAGCTTGGGGAGGTCAAAATGTTATCCGCTCTGAACAACCGGCAGCTTTAGCTGATCATCTTTTTACAAAACCTATCCTCTCTGATGCAATGGCAAGTATCGTCAACAACATAGAAGGTGGTAATTCATTGATCCCTTCATGGATAAAGCCTCTAGATCATGGTAAAGGGTTCATCCTCCGCCTTCATGAAACACGAGGCAAGAGAGGCATTTGTTCCTTTGCTCTAGCACGCGGCTGGAAAATGCAACAGGTATCCTTAGACGAAAACAGTCTATATAACAAACTTGAGGACCATCACTTATCCTTTACTCCTTACAGCGTCATCTCTTTAAAACTGACTCTTTCAGATTAA
- a CDS encoding dienelactone hydrolase family protein, with protein sequence MKKISLLYLLAIAPFLACAEIKTKEISYTGGGVEMKGFLAWDNSSVVERPGILVVHEWWGQNEYARKRAKMLADLGYIALAVDMYGDGKTTEHPKDAGAFASQALANMDLAEARFKAAMKLLSDQPLCHANKIGAIGYCFGGSVVLHAARVGMDLKGVVSFHGSLSPKTLATKDVVKAKILVCNGADDEMISKESIAALKQEMEVAGADLQFENYKGAVHSFTNPGATEIGKKFGLPLAYNKKADEKSWAEMQKFFDNIFK encoded by the coding sequence ATGAAAAAAATCAGTTTATTATATCTATTAGCAATAGCGCCCTTCCTAGCATGCGCAGAAATAAAAACAAAGGAGATATCCTATACGGGTGGTGGTGTTGAGATGAAAGGTTTTCTAGCCTGGGATAACTCATCAGTTGTGGAGCGTCCTGGAATTCTAGTAGTACATGAGTGGTGGGGGCAGAATGAATATGCACGTAAGCGCGCCAAGATGCTGGCTGACCTGGGTTATATCGCTTTGGCAGTCGATATGTATGGTGATGGTAAGACAACGGAGCACCCTAAAGACGCGGGTGCTTTTGCTAGTCAGGCATTAGCCAATATGGATTTAGCAGAAGCTAGATTTAAAGCAGCAATGAAACTTCTTAGTGATCAGCCCCTATGTCATGCAAACAAGATAGGTGCCATCGGCTACTGCTTCGGTGGGAGTGTGGTACTCCATGCAGCGCGAGTAGGTATGGATCTCAAAGGAGTGGTAAGCTTTCATGGCAGTCTCAGTCCTAAGACGTTGGCAACGAAAGATGTAGTGAAAGCAAAAATCTTAGTGTGTAATGGAGCCGATGATGAAATGATATCAAAAGAGTCGATTGCTGCACTGAAGCAAGAGATGGAGGTTGCAGGAGCGGATTTACAATTTGAGAATTATAAGGGCGCCGTTCACTCCTTTACCAATCCCGGAGCGACTGAAATAGGCAAGAAGTTTGGTTTACCCCTAGCTTACAATAAAAAGGCGGATGAGAAATCCTGGGCTGAGATGCAGAAGTTCTTTGATAACATTTTTAAATAA